Below is a genomic region from Fundulus heteroclitus isolate FHET01 chromosome 5, MU-UCD_Fhet_4.1, whole genome shotgun sequence.
tgcgtctctgctattcacaGATTCCGTTGTGTTGaaaagagagctgagccaaaagacaaagctctcaatttaccagtcgatctacgttcctaccctcatcaatggtcatgagctttgggtcgtgaccgaaagaacaagatcccagatacaagcggccgaaatgagttttctccgtagtgtgtctgggctctcccttacagatagggtgaggagctcagtcatccggggaggaccaGTGACGGACTGGACGGTCTGGCATTTGGGCAGATGCCAGAAGGGCCGCGGGCCCTCGTGCGCGGCCCCTTTCACCCTCTTCACTGTAGGCCTacatgcagggtttcccgcagtgcTGTCTTGGCGaggtggccgcctcgccaaactcacgctaccgcctcgccaacattccaaaaaacaaaaaaaaacacaacacaaaaaaaccccccaaaaaaaccaaaCGAattcgatatgcttgcatgtttatttgacgttaacacgcgtttttttgttgctgctttcgCGTGTGCATATACTGACTGGcaggaataaaaacacatggatatgcccccccccccctcggtcCGCTCAAAACTTGTCGTCTCACCCCCCAGAATGAGCTTTAAAAGTGCTAATATTACTCCTGTTTGATTTGCTTTACATGTAAAACTTTATTATATACGATTGGGGACATTTTCTATTGATGAGTGTAATGAATATGCCCCTTTTTGTTATCAAATATCTACAGCCCCAATGTATTCTACAACGTGTGGGGAATAACATCCACTCTTAGTATTTAGGACCATAGACATGTCTATGTTTAGGACACAGATAAATGTCCCTGCCCCGTTCACTTCAGTGTCGGGTCTTTAGGCCCATCTGAATTGGTTGGTGTTCTACTCCCCTAATGGTCTGGAGCACTTCCATCATGCTGCTTTTCTTAACTTGGAACGGCTTTTGCTGCTTGCAGCATCTTGCATTCTCATGTGTCTTGTGTGTCAGCATCAATTGTGTTTGCAGCATGTTTGTACTTTGTGTGTCTAATTTTTGTGATGGCAGCGTTTCTCTTTTGTTGCAATTTTTCCATTGGGTGTGTTTTGTGTTAGCCTCTGTTATGATATCTAATAGATTAAGAAGTAAAACGACTGGCAAGTAGTTCGGACATCTAGTAACTGTTAGCTTTAGAGCTAATTTAGACTCATTAGCAATTCCTCGCAGCAAAAAGCATATAAATGCTGAATTGTGAATAACGgcattgttattttattagcGTTATtagtatttcagtttttttattcttagccaattttattattattagtcttcagttttttatcagtttattaTTTGCCATGCTATTCCTTTTTACACTGTAGTTGATTTCAGCATCACTAGCCTAGTTGATGAGTTTGTTGACTAAAGTATTTTAATtggaagttaaaatgttttaacaaattCTTGTTTTAGAGAgaagttgtttgtgtttgttctgtAAAGGTGTTTTGGGTTTGCTGTTGGAGAATGCCAGTGTGCAAATTCACTCCATCTATTATTCTATAATACCAGGTATTCATGAACTGACAGAGAATGAGAACTGTTTGGCTTTTAATCCCTGATAATTAAGTAATGCCATGACTTGTTAAAATCCCTAACTTTATTGATAAGCATTATACATAGCCAAACCAAATTATTGATGCACAGCCAACATCAAAAACAGGattggtgacaaagggcaacacTGGTTTCAGGGCAGTCAGACCCAAAACCAGTGTTGTTCAACAATTTTGACAGTAAATCTATATTCACATCATGATCCTCACCATTTCAAATTCAtcatattgtgctttttttactGGGTTAAtgagtttaaaaatgttaaaacatataGTATAAAATGAAGCTTACAAAATAAAGGGTAGGCACTTTTGAACCATCATAActtaattttattgatatttaataCTTCACAAAGTATCAGAGTCAGTGAATCATAGAAATCCATTCAATCTCCGCTGATAGCATTGCACCATGTCCCAATATCCCAAGCTAGTACAGTAGCAAAGAACGACcacgtttctgttttttaatagaatagaataaaaaaataataaaacaaaaaaatatacccGCAGAGACCTTTTAGTAAACAAATGCAACTCAGCAGCAATCATTTTGTTGTGGCAAAATATAtggatttttaaattaatccTGCATCAAAATGTATCTTTCCcatgcacttttattttttaacatagaAGCTTTTATGCAACATTTCACAGAACACAAATCTTCAAATAGTAAACATTTCTAGAAATGTGCATATTTTGAGGAATCTTTGACGGAGGCAAGCAGCATAGGTAAGCCTGTTTCTGGGTCTTCCTTACAGCGATCCAGAGCTTGTTTGTAGTTGATCTTCTCCTGGGTGATAGGGTCTGTGATATCTTTGACATAGGCTGTGTCAGTTTGGAGATTCCTTGCGATGTCATTGTTAATCATTTTGGATCCAATGGCATCTAAAAGGCTCACTCTGGTCCCATTGTTAGGATCTACTAGCCCCCCAGTCAGGTACTGGGCCTCCATGTATCGAATTGCTGAATCTTTTGGTATCCAGTCCTTCTGAACAGCTTCTCCCACAGACAAAACCTCTTTGGTCACGGGGTCTTCAACTCCAGTGAAAGCTTTCTCTGCATTAAGCAGCTGCTGGACTTGGCTGTCATCAATGAGACCTCTTTGTGTTGCCTTGTTAACTTTGTATCTCTGATTGTTGCTGATGTCAGTGATGCCACCTGTTGCTGCTTGAGCCTCCAATAGCCTTTTGGCAGTGGTCGGGTCAATCAGTTTGCGCAGGGTGGCATTGCGAATTGTATAGCacgtgtttgtatttttatccATTATTCCAGCAATTGGCTGTGTTTTGGTAGCAGAGGTAAGGTCTAAGGATGGAGATTTCGGGTTTTGGGTGAATGGGTTGagttttggttgtttgtttttgtcacctGCGACAAGGAGGGCAAACTCTGAGATAGGAAGCTTGCCTTGTTTGTACTGTTGCAGATCATACTCTGTTAGTCTTCCTTCAATAAGAGCATCTTTGATAGGGTATTGCTTTCCACTCTTACGATCCTGCAGAACAGATGTTTCCCCATCAGGGCCAGAGGAAGTTATCTCTTCCCAGTCACATTCTAGTTCCTGCAGATGAAGGTACTGTGGGCGGTCAATGAGGCCCCCAAGGTAGGCATCATAGGGAGACATGTCTTTGCCAGTTTCTGGATCcaaaattgtgatttttgtaGAGACATTGGTTTCTTTGGTCCTTGTCTCGGCTTGTTCTTCTTGCTGTAGGTACACCATGATATCACGGATTACACTGTCTCGTTGATGAATCTTATCTTTCTCTTCCCAGATCTGCCTCTCCAATCGCTGGACATCGGACTCCATCTTAAGGCTTTTCTGCCTGCTCGTCTGTGTTCTTTCACTCATCAGTCGACTCTGTTGGTGGTAAGAAAGGCTGGTGTCGTGTTTCTTTGTCTCAAGAGTTCTGAGTTCTCGGGTGAGGTCATCCTTTTCCCTTAACAGGGCCTCTTTTCTCAAACTAAGAGTTGTCTCTTCTCTTGAGTTGTTAGATTTGGTGTTCATCAAACTATTGATTTTGTCATTGAGGCGTCTGATTTCATCCTCCATGTCTTGTCTTGCAAATTTGTTCTGAGACACCTGCTCCCTCAGGCGATCCCTCTCAGCTTCAACAGCCTGGTCTTTCTCCACACGAACAACCTCTTTGTATACTGTCCTTTCACCTGACTTTTCTTTCTGCAGAATTTCAAGCTTGACAGTGATATTGCGGATTTCCCTCTGGAGACGCAGGATATCATGGGTTTCTTTGTCCATGTCAGACCGTACACCACTTGTCAACCTCTCCAGTTTTGGATCTCTTTCAACCTTCAGTACTTCTTCAACTACTATACTCTCCTCAACAGGAGGTGGAGCATTTTCCAGTTGAGTGATGCGTAGTCTGATCTCTCTAAGTTCAGATTCTGCTTGAATCCTTTTTTGGTGCTCATCACTCTCCCTTATGATGCGTTCTTTGTCTTCCAACTTAGTTCTTAGTTGCTGTAACTCCAGATCCAACTGACGTCGAGCCATCACTTCTTCATCTAGGTGTCTACCAAGCCTGTCATGCTCCAGTGCTTGCCTTGGGTCCCTCTGAAGGCGTACAACCTCCTGCACCACCACCTTCTCTTCTGGTTTCTGTCTTTCCAACAAGAGGTATTTGTTTTGGAGGTCAAATACCATCTCCTCAGTGTTTCGCCTCAGCTGAGCTTCCTCCCGGACATTTTTTCGCAAACGGTCAGCTTCCTTCTCCAGCAATGGATCAGGCTCATACTTTATTACTTCTCTGTTGACCAGTTGGGTCTCTATCCTTGACTTTTCTGCCTTCCATTCATCTCTCTGTTTTCGCAGGTGTCTGACTTGGTCTTCAAGGGAGGTACACTGGCTGTCTAGACGGTTCACCTGATCATTTAGCCTTTGGATCTCTCGCTCGTTTTCAGGgcttctttcttctttcacCACTTCTTGGAGAACTTCTTTGAGTTCTACCCTGGGTTCCTCTGAACGGAGGGTATTCAGATCAGTGTTGACTAGCCTGATCTGCTTTTCAGTATCAGCACGTTGTTTGTTTGAATCCTGTATTTCTTTGCGAAGACGCATAATCTCTGTCTCTGTATTTGGGTCAATCCGATAGATCTCATTTACAATTTCTTTCATCTCCACTCTTGGCTTCAGGCTTTGAACTTCTCTGTAGCGATTGTGCAGCTCCATCAGTTCGCGTGACAAGGATGTGTTTACAGTTTTCTCTTCCTCTAGGGTTGTTTTGAGCTTGGTTGATTCTGTTATAAGGTCAGGGTCTTGTTCAATCTTTTTCACCTCTTTAGTAATGATTTTAGGCTGAATGTTGGGGATCATTCTTTCAAGTGCATTAATTTGGCTTCTTGTCTGAAATATCTCATCATTGAGGAGCTTGCACCTGTTGCTCTCATCAGAAAGCTCAGTCTCAAATGTTCTTAATGCTTTCAACATTTGTGGATCTTGTTCTACTTTAACTACTTCCTTCTTAACCACTTTCTGCTTGACTGGTGGTTTCTTCTGCTGGAGAATTGTGACTTCTGTCTTCATTTGAATTTCCTCTCCATCTTTTACTCTGATTTCATCTCTCATCCTTGCTATCTCATCTCTTATCTTGGCCGCCTCTACATCCAGTTGTGGATCTTTTTCAAATTCAGTCACTTCTCTAGTCAGCAGTTTTGGAGGTGCGCTTTTAATGGTGTCCTCAAGAACTATAATTTTCTTGTTTATGTTCTCAACCTGTGTCTGGGTGGTGCTGCGCTTCAGGGTCTCTTGACTGAGTATGTCTTTCAAGTCAGCCAGATCAGTTTCCAGTTTAGGATCCCGGTAGTACTGCAGTACTTCTCTCTCTTCAAGGCGTTCCACTCCTCTGCGGCTCTTAAGTGACATCATTCTGCTTTTGAAGGTTTTGAGCTCAGTCTGAACATGGGCTGTCCTCTCCTTCTCTTCCTCTAGTTCCTTAATCAGGCTGTCTAActcaaagacatttttttgctGGCTTTCAAGCTGCACCTGTTGCTGTGCCACCATCTGAACCTTGTCTTCACCCTGCAGCAGAGAAAAGCAAATTTATTGAGTCTTTAGCTTTAACAAACAATTACAGTTTCTGTGGTCGAAGTAGTTATTTTAATGACTTTCTTACTTGCAAAATTAAATTCTTAGCCAAGTCCATCTGTTTTTGGCGTTGAATGTTTTCTGATTTTGCTTCTGCATAACGCTTTGCcagatttttttcctgcaacAAAATCCCCCTTGAATTAAAAACTTTGGTATtttcaaaaaaatcaataaacacAATCGTAAAACCATATATACCTCTTTGTCAACAGCTTCACAGAGTGTGagcatttctgtcttttttggaACAGGTGTTCCAGCTTCTTCAAGTGTACCATTGTATCTGTCAACATCAGCTTCATACTCctacaaagacaacaaaagtaaacattttgCTTCATAAAATCCTTAAgaaatatatatctaaaaagTGCCAATATTCTATTAGTATAGCTTATAAAACTGAGTACCATATACCATGTTTATTTAAAGCTTAAAAAGTTGACCAAAGTACTGCACAAGTCAAACACAAGacagataaaaacaattcaaaccctaaaaacaccaacagcgcacaataaaatcagactaaaaGGTACATCAATGTCGGACTCACAATGTCTTAAAAGCCAAAAAGTAAAAGTGTGATTTAAAGtgagatttaaaaacatcaacTATTTAATCACTTAAAAGGCAAATGTGAACTTTATACTCTATAAtctgtgtttttgctttgttcttaCATTGAGCAGATTCTGCAGGTCATGGGAGAGGTCAGCCACTCTGTCCATGTCCTCGTCCTTCCGCTTTAGATCATCCACCACTCTCTACAGCATAAAGCACATTTCTTTTAACATACAGGGCTATAAAAGATATTTGCTTGGTTTACATAGCTTGTCATATCTaagtgtttcagatcatcaaattaagttaaattgtattagaatattttttttaggtcaaaTACTCCTCAAACCATTCTGGCACTATGTGTAGTAATTGCTTTTTAACCCCTACCGTCCCATTATATCATAAATTAGCTGTGATTGACtcatttttttcagttcaatCTAAGTAGCCAAATCCAAGTCagataaattggttaaaatcaACAAACCATGTTCTGATCTAAAGCAATTCAACAATAAAGACATGAGGGATGTTGAGCAGTCTGGAAAGCAATTTCTATTAACTTTGGACTCAAGTGAAGCATATTCAGAGCCAAGAAAACAGAACAGTGGTGAGTGTCTGTCTTTCCAGATTTACCCTAAAAGCCTATCAATGACTCCTCTAAGAGGTCAGAACAACATTTATAGCTAAAGCCCACTTGGGCAAAACAACAATGAATAAAAGTTCACTAAACGCctcaaaaataagaaaatgttttggaGTCGCTTACCCTAAGACATAGAACTGATTCAGATGGGAAATAACATTAACTCTATAATGTGACCggattaaaacaattctgcataGAAGTGTTGGTCAAAATTGAGCAGCACTCAAATTTATAGGGCATAACTTTGTCACAGAGGGCCAAGTTGGTTTGAATACATTTTGACCCATAATGAATAAAATCATTGATGGAAGATTGCTTTtggtatttactcaggttatctttgtctgagaTTAAAATTAATCTGAAAATCTGAACATTGAAGTGTGGGGGGAAagcaacaaacagacaaaatatgtgagggggcgttgtatttattttaagaaaaataaatgctcaaaCACACAAACTAATAGCATGTGTGCTCGGGTAGCTCACTCTATTCTTTATACTACTACCAATACAACTCCTGTTTTGCATTGCTGAAATTGTACCTCACCTTTTGGGAGCTCTGCTTGGCAGTGATCTGAGACAAATCATCTTTGGAGTTTATTTGATTTGTTGGCAGATTGTCCAGGAAGGAATTGAGGGATTGGCATGTGTTCTGAAAGTCCTTGTGCGTAGCTGAAGCTTCTTGTAACACGTTCTCCCTACGGGGAGTATCACAGTTGTAACTGGTATCAACTTCAGTGGATTCTATTGGTTTATGCAAGGTTGTATGATCAGATTAAAGTCAATAATCTGAAGTGCTCTCAGTTTGACCCACCTTTCCTTCAGCTGGTTGGCAACATTCGCGTAGCGACTCTGCAGCTGTTTGACTTCGTTCCTCTGGCGTTGGATGTCAGGGCAGTACTCCTGGTAGTCTTGCTGCAGGGAGCTGCACAACTTCTCAGTGATCTCCAGATCCTGATTCAGTTTCTTCATGTCGTCTTGGGCTGCTGCCACAGACTGCCGCTGGCGCTGAACACAACAGAGACACTCAGGTTAAAATATATGTCAGGCTGAACCTCTGCACCAGTCTACACATTTGTTGTTCATGTATACTTTCTCACCTGAATGTCCTGAGCTCGGGTTTGAATCGCATTTGGTATGTCAGGAATTGGACCATCTACGCTAAGGTTTCTTTCAAATCCGGAGACAAGACCATCCACCTTGTTTATTTGATTCTCCAGGTTGAGAGATGCATTtgtcctgataaaaaaaaacaggatttcgTGATGCAAACACTCAAATTTAGCAAGTCCTAGCACTAATGtcatggcaaggcaaggcaaggcaaggcaaatttatttatatagcacaattcagtacagagacaatgcaaagtgcattccatcaggtaaacacccacttccatcaggtaaacacttcagatacattaaattaaaaacctgatagactcagaaacagcttctttctaaaagctgttCGGGCTAtcaccccctgctgagaagttagtggtctgttacatgttacaatTACACTACTGGTTAATCACTAAACGATCATTGACAGATCGTTTagtgattaattcatgcaacatcacagtaattCATATTGTTTGCAAAGGAACtgggtaacactttatttgaaggggtgtacataagactgacattacactgtcataaacatgacataacacctgttatgaacataaatgactctttatgaatgtttaggactgttgtcaatAATTGTCATTCGTTAAATTATGAcagtattaaagcaaagttaacaatgtttaaaatgtctttgttatgacaagcccttaacttaacaaaaccccaacTAAAGACCTTAATTTCCCCAAatcctaatcccaaatcaagacctaaatttaacctaatcccaaatcaagtcctaaacttaaccttgtctctgttactGTCacgttgtcataacaaagacattttaaacaatgtcaactttgctttaatagtgtcataatttaccaaatgacaattaataacagtcctaaacattcataaagagacatttatgtttataacaggtgttatgtcatgtttatgaaagtgtaatgtcagtcttatgtacaccccttcaaataaagtgtaaccaggAACGGATATCGAACTATTTGCCAGCAAGCTCCTTTGGTATATGAGCTCAAAAGATGGTGACATCATCAAAGACTTGTTTTATGATCAGGAAGTTGAATTGTTGATTTGTCCATATGTGCATAGATCAATATGTATGTAAATTATTCAGAACTAACAAGTATATACTTTCTTGCGGCAGCTGTCAAAAAGACTTCACATGTTATGAGGATTTGCTAGTGATTCTTATAGCATTATTCCACTTAACAGCTATTCCATCAGTTTTTACAAAAACCAAAATCACAATTTTCCAAATCAACAACACAGGTCAGGAGGACACTTTCAACCCAGGTTAAAAGTGTGATAGCCTTCATTAACCTAGCAACGTCCAACCTCTAAAAGCAGACATTGTTGTGTGTTCAATGAGTTTTGATGTCATTGGCATTTACCTAAAGTGACAGCTGGATATGTGGATATAATTTGCTTGCTCAAAAGGAGACATAGCTGCAAAGTCAGGGACACTATGTAATCACCTAGGTTTTCATAGATGTATAACTTCATACCAGCTGGCATGATAAACTGAATATGACtgcattttaataaaacttgGTTTGGATATTTCTTTCAATTTGTTCACATGGCTGGGTTGAATTGAAATAATCCAATCAGAGGTGTCTGGATATGAATCGCATCGGTTTGTTCTGAAATGTTGCTGCATAAAACGACTGAACTGAATTTATCAAATGTTCATGTATCAAACTGAACTGACTGAACTTAATGTATCAAATGTTCTGATGTAGGACTTAAATATTATATAGAGTTAAATAGTCTTACTTTTTCCTGTAGAGGTCCGTCAGGGCAGCTAAATTGTCATACTTGAGCGGCAGTCCTGAGGAGAGTTGCTGGCCGGCCTGCGCTCTCTGCTCTTCCAGAGCCTGCAGCGTCTTGGCAGTTTGCTGTATAAGgcagttagatttttttaacatgaattAATATAAGATCAGATGCAAAATTATCTTAGATTCCTTATTTAAAAAACTGTCAATTGTATAAATGCTTCATAAAGAAGTGTTTGAAGAAGCTGACGTAGTACATGGGGTGTAAATGCAtgattgcattaaaaaaaagttataaaaaaagtaatatgtGTCTTACTTCACTTGAAGTGctacaatcaataaaaacatccaATTAAAATCGTGTGAATCCTTAGTTTTTCCAATTTCTCAATTTTAACCCCCACTCCCCCCAAAAGAAATTAGAAAACCTCTGGCAAAAACTCTCAAACAGGACACGTGACTGTTCAGACAGACTGCTTTCTTCCTTCAATGAAACCATCAGCGTTTGATTCAACTCACCTCCTGCTCCTTCAGCTTCCTGGCCAGATCTCTGCTCGGATCGCTGCGGCTCACCGGGGTTCGCATGCTGCTCAGCATGCTCTCCTCCGTGTTGGCCAGCTCGGCATccagctgctccagctgctgaGCCAGGGCGGCTGCTTTGGGGTCCAGTGGAGCCGAGGAAACCGGAGCTGAGTGAAGAAACAGTGAAGTTATCCTCTGATTGTGTGCATCTGTGGAACCTGAACCATTGCTGACAGATTATACATGTGGATCAGGAAGGTAGGGAAGTGAAAGACAAACACCTGACTGTTGAACTTTAGAGACGTCTGACTTGTGATTCTTCAGGGACGCCTCCAGAGCTGCTCTCCTTTTCTTGATGTCTGCCAGCTCATTACCCAAACTGACATCACGAGAACAAAGATAGTGGATTAGGTGAGTATGAGGTTTCtcttttaaggcaaggcaagtttatttctaaatcacttttcagtaatgagacaattcaaagtgctgtacatgaacatgaaaaaacaga
It encodes:
- the LOC105922474 gene encoding envoplakin, which codes for MSKFGKSKDTSTKALSKMSSTKARQVAALVAQMQADSDQVATDILRAEGMLAVDEENDKKERAFQHQEEIKLILGDAEGRVRDLFLNLGTLKTYKDPQASKIEDDISNLHSRWSEDTAAYVRLYEQIDDVSLMPRIDWAPVFTQKQKALSTEEYGPTMEDLKKQIAAHSILQKELEAYSSQLRPSSAGSKEQYTIYKRQYNNMLEKSKLRHQYLVSLYEYMQGCNKELKFLGEEQDKVKKQDWSDHMEDPPDIRRQYEHFKNNSLLSHESDVNKLQDDGDTLIEMQHPASSTIEAQRNALRSEWQKFLNLCICKEAHLDNVEEFTKYQMDTEQLSETLSQLNSTLDPKSVSKKGKSDMLLELQGEENTVKNSEQLLADLRRRSTNIPPLKLRRVTPNKPITVESLCDWETDKDSLSRGDKFTLKSFSDNENWNVISSSGATKTFPGVCFQIPPPDPDAIDKVNLLGNELADIKKRRAALEASLKNHKSDVSKVQQSAPVSSAPLDPKAAALAQQLEQLDAELANTEESMLSSMRTPVSRSDPSRDLARKLKEQEQTAKTLQALEEQRAQAGQQLSSGLPLKYDNLAALTDLYRKKTNASLNLENQINKVDGLVSGFERNLSVDGPIPDIPNAIQTRAQDIQRQRQSVAAAQDDMKKLNQDLEITEKLCSSLQQDYQEYCPDIQRQRNEVKQLQSRYANVANQLKERENVLQEASATHKDFQNTCQSLNSFLDNLPTNQINSKDDLSQITAKQSSQKRVVDDLKRKDEDMDRVADLSHDLQNLLNEYEADVDRYNGTLEEAGTPVPKKTEMLTLCEAVDKEEKNLAKRYAEAKSENIQRQKQMDLAKNLILQGEDKVQMVAQQQVQLESQQKNVFELDSLIKELEEEKERTAHVQTELKTFKSRMMSLKSRRGVERLEEREVLQYYRDPKLETDLADLKDILSQETLKRSTTQTQVENINKKIIVLEDTIKSAPPKLLTREVTEFEKDPQLDVEAAKIRDEIARMRDEIRVKDGEEIQMKTEVTILQQKKPPVKQKVVKKEVVKVEQDPQMLKALRTFETELSDESNRCKLLNDEIFQTRSQINALERMIPNIQPKIITKEVKKIEQDPDLITESTKLKTTLEEEKTVNTSLSRELMELHNRYREVQSLKPRVEMKEIVNEIYRIDPNTETEIMRLRKEIQDSNKQRADTEKQIRLVNTDLNTLRSEEPRVELKEVLQEVVKEERSPENEREIQRLNDQVNRLDSQCTSLEDQVRHLRKQRDEWKAEKSRIETQLVNREVIKYEPDPLLEKEADRLRKNVREEAQLRRNTEEMVFDLQNKYLLLERQKPEEKVVVQEVVRLQRDPRQALEHDRLGRHLDEEVMARRQLDLELQQLRTKLEDKERIIRESDEHQKRIQAESELREIRLRITQLENAPPPVEESIVVEEVLKVERDPKLERLTSGVRSDMDKETHDILRLQREIRNITVKLEILQKEKSGERTVYKEVVRVEKDQAVEAERDRLREQVSQNKFARQDMEDEIRRLNDKINSLMNTKSNNSREETTLSLRKEALLREKDDLTRELRTLETKKHDTSLSYHQQSRLMSERTQTSRQKSLKMESDVQRLERQIWEEKDKIHQRDSVIRDIMVYLQQEEQAETRTKETNVSTKITILDPETGKDMSPYDAYLGGLIDRPQYLHLQELECDWEEITSSGPDGETSVLQDRKSGKQYPIKDALIEGRLTEYDLQQYKQGKLPISEFALLVAGDKNKQPKLNPFTQNPKSPSLDLTSATKTQPIAGIMDKNTNTCYTIRNATLRKLIDPTTAKRLLEAQAATGGITDISNNQRYKVNKATQRGLIDDSQVQQLLNAEKAFTGVEDPVTKEVLSVGEAVQKDWIPKDSAIRYMEAQYLTGGLVDPNNGTRVSLLDAIGSKMINNDIARNLQTDTAYVKDITDPITQEKINYKQALDRCKEDPETGLPMLLASVKDSSKYAHF